A genomic window from Pyxicephalus adspersus chromosome 2, UCB_Pads_2.0, whole genome shotgun sequence includes:
- the AP1S1 gene encoding AP-1 complex subunit sigma-1A: protein MMRFMLLFSRQGKLRLQKWYVATSEREKKKLVRDLMQTVLSRKPKMCSFLEWKDLKVVYKRYASLYFCCAVEDQDNELLTLELIHRYVELLDKYFGSVCELDIIFNFEKAYFILDEFLMGGEIQDTSKKSVLKAIEQSDMLQEEDESPRSVLEEMGLA, encoded by the exons ATG ATGCGATTTATGCTGCTGTTCAGCCGGCAGGGGAAGCTGCGCTTGCAGAAATGGTATGTCGCTACTTCAGAGCGGGAAAAGAAGAAGCTGGTGCGAGATTTAATGCAGACGGTGCTCAGCCGCAAACCTAAAATGTGCAGCTTTCTGGAGTGGAAAGACCTCAAGGTGGTCTATAAAAG ATACGCCAGCCTGTATTTCTGTTGTGCGGTTGAAGATCAGGATAATGAGCTGCTGACCCTGGAGCTAATCCACCGATACGTGGAACTGCTGGACAAATATTTTGGCAGC GTCTGCGAGCTAGATATCATCTTCAACTTTGAAAAGGCCTACTTTATCCTGGACGAGTTCCTGATGGGTGGTGAAATCCAAGACACGTCGAAAAAGAGTGTGCTGAAAGCCATTGAGCAATCAGACATGTTACAAGAG